ATCGCTTGTTCGTATTTTCCTTGCTTGGAGTAGGCATTGCCTAAATTGTTGTAGGCATAGGCAGAATTGGGGTCGATTTCCAGAGCTTGTTGGAAGGCAGCGATCGCTTGTTCGTAGTTTCCTTGGTTGTAGTAGGCAATGCCTAAAATATTGTAGTTGTTGGCATGATTGGGGTCGATTTCCAGAGCTTGTTGGCAGGCAGCGATCGCTTGTTCGTATTTTCCTTGGTCATCGTAGGCAATGCCTAAATTACCGTAGGCATTGGCATCATTGGGGTCGATTTCCAGAGCTTGTTGGTAGGCAGCGATCGCTTGTTCGTATTTTC
This region of Geitlerinema sp. PCC 9228 genomic DNA includes:
- a CDS encoding tetratricopeptide repeat protein, giving the protein KYEQAIAAYQQALEIDPNDANAYGNLGIAYDDQGKYEQAIAACQQALEIDPNHANNYNILGIAYYNQGNYEQAIAAFQQALEIDPNSAYAYNNLGNAYSKQGKYEQAIAAFQQALEIDPNYASAYNNLGIAYSKQGKYEQAIAAFQQALEIDPNHANNYNILGNAYSDQGKY